The Burkholderia cepacia genome includes a region encoding these proteins:
- the rpsU gene encoding 30S ribosomal protein S21, whose translation MTTILLKENEPFEVAIRRFRRAIEKNGLIAELRERQSYEKPTAVRKRKKAAAVKRLHKRLRSQMLPKKLH comes from the coding sequence ATGACGACGATTCTTCTGAAAGAAAACGAGCCGTTCGAAGTGGCGATTCGCCGCTTTCGCCGTGCTATCGAAAAAAATGGCCTGATCGCTGAACTGCGCGAGCGCCAGTCCTACGAAAAGCCGACCGCAGTCCGCAAGCGCAAGAAGGCAGCAGCCGTCAAGCGCCTGCACAAGCGCCTGCGCAGCCAGATGCTGCCGAAGAAGCTCCACTAA
- a CDS encoding TonB-dependent siderophore receptor: protein MTLPRARPASHPLRLAAVLAFAAASHAHAGEAAADAATLPAVNVTAAHDSPQHLRDEISGGALGSLRQLDTPFSTTIVTSEELEARQPYKLGDVFANDASVSDNSGAYSAWASYMTVRGMQLDWQNGYKIDGLPFVTYGITMPYEQLDRVELLKGLGGFLYGFVTPGGVVNYVTKQPGAEPVRSVDVGYRSTNVWTEHVDLGQRFGPDGRFGARLNATHEEGRTYNDGNIRRDSVSLALQANLTRDLSVNVGALYQDRRTTGQTPSIFTGSYPGGVLPATISGGTTNLGGRDQYLNTNLQLYTAGLQYQLAPDWQLDVAYSYSKATRRRNESTLYLQDAAGNYTDSRYVGMEDHRFSQWRAMVEGKVRTGAFSHQIVIGASWQKQANDYSANSVFVPLGAGNLYAPNPYRYDSPHGFVQYRTSEIVQKSLFASDTVQLTARWSVLAGVRYMNYAQTSFKPTGGTNPGYAQNGVVTPTFAVMFKLAPTTTAYASYAESLEPGSRVNDVYANAGQVLKPLRSKQYELGIKSEHARWSATAALFRIERMAEYANAANVYVQDGEAVFQGLELGATAQLGRQWNAGLDLMLLDAWYANGIGNNGNRVAGAPRFVLAGDIGYAVPGVPGLTLGIDAKFTGATPLRAAGGLDAPGFLVVNAGARYLTRIGRHDVTLRASIDNVLNRRYWEYQYADYVKPGDPRTVSLSARIDF from the coding sequence ATGACCTTGCCTCGCGCCCGTCCCGCATCCCATCCGCTGCGGCTCGCCGCCGTCCTCGCGTTCGCCGCCGCATCGCACGCGCATGCCGGGGAGGCGGCCGCCGATGCGGCCACGCTGCCGGCCGTCAACGTCACGGCCGCGCACGACTCGCCGCAGCACCTGCGCGACGAAATCTCGGGCGGCGCGCTCGGCAGCCTGCGGCAGCTCGACACACCGTTCTCGACGACGATCGTCACGTCGGAGGAACTCGAGGCACGCCAGCCGTACAAGCTCGGCGACGTGTTCGCGAACGACGCATCGGTGTCCGACAACAGCGGCGCGTACAGCGCGTGGGCCAGCTACATGACCGTGCGCGGCATGCAGCTCGACTGGCAGAACGGCTACAAGATCGACGGGCTGCCGTTCGTCACGTACGGGATCACGATGCCGTACGAGCAGCTCGATCGCGTCGAGCTGCTGAAGGGGCTCGGCGGTTTCCTGTACGGCTTCGTGACGCCCGGCGGCGTCGTCAACTACGTGACGAAGCAGCCGGGCGCCGAACCCGTGCGCAGCGTCGACGTCGGCTACCGGAGCACCAACGTGTGGACCGAGCACGTCGATCTCGGCCAGCGCTTCGGGCCGGACGGCAGGTTCGGCGCGCGGCTGAACGCGACGCACGAGGAAGGCCGGACGTACAACGACGGCAACATCCGCCGCGACAGCGTATCGCTCGCGCTGCAGGCGAACCTGACGCGCGACCTGTCGGTGAATGTCGGCGCGCTGTACCAGGATCGCCGCACGACGGGCCAGACGCCGTCGATCTTCACCGGCAGCTATCCAGGCGGCGTGCTGCCCGCGACGATCAGCGGCGGCACGACGAACCTCGGCGGCAGGGATCAGTACCTGAACACGAACCTGCAGCTCTATACGGCCGGGCTGCAGTACCAGCTCGCGCCCGACTGGCAGCTCGACGTCGCGTACAGCTACAGCAAGGCGACGCGCCGCCGCAACGAAAGCACGCTGTACCTGCAGGATGCGGCCGGCAACTACACCGACAGCCGCTACGTCGGGATGGAAGATCACCGCTTCAGCCAGTGGCGCGCGATGGTCGAGGGCAAGGTACGCACGGGAGCGTTCAGCCACCAGATCGTGATCGGCGCGTCGTGGCAGAAGCAGGCGAACGACTATTCGGCGAACAGCGTGTTCGTGCCGCTCGGCGCCGGCAACCTGTATGCGCCGAACCCGTACCGCTACGACAGCCCGCACGGCTTCGTCCAGTACCGCACGAGCGAGATCGTGCAGAAATCGCTGTTCGCGAGCGACACCGTGCAGCTCACGGCGCGCTGGTCGGTGCTCGCCGGCGTGCGCTACATGAACTACGCGCAGACCTCGTTCAAGCCCACCGGCGGCACGAATCCCGGCTACGCCCAGAACGGCGTAGTGACGCCGACGTTCGCGGTGATGTTCAAGCTCGCGCCGACGACCACCGCGTACGCGAGCTACGCCGAATCGCTCGAGCCCGGCAGCCGCGTGAACGACGTCTACGCGAACGCCGGCCAGGTGCTCAAGCCGCTGCGCAGCAAGCAGTACGAACTGGGGATCAAGAGCGAGCACGCGCGCTGGAGCGCGACGGCCGCGTTGTTCCGCATCGAGCGCATGGCGGAGTACGCGAACGCCGCGAACGTCTATGTTCAGGATGGCGAAGCGGTGTTCCAGGGGCTCGAGCTCGGCGCGACCGCGCAGCTCGGCCGGCAATGGAACGCGGGGCTCGACCTGATGCTGCTCGACGCGTGGTACGCGAACGGGATCGGCAACAACGGCAACCGCGTCGCGGGCGCGCCGCGTTTCGTGCTCGCCGGCGACATCGGCTATGCGGTGCCCGGCGTGCCGGGGCTGACGCTCGGCATCGATGCGAAATTCACCGGCGCGACGCCGCTGCGCGCGGCCGGCGGCCTCGACGCCCCGGGCTTTCTCGTCGTCAATGCGGGCGCGCGTTACCTGACGCGGATCGGCCGCCACGACGTGACGCTGCGCGCGTCGATCGACAACGTGCTGAACCGTCGTTACTGGGAATACCAGTACGCGGACTACGTGAAGCCGGGCGACCCGCGCACGGTGAGCCTGAGCGCCCGGATCGACTTCTGA